From Anaerococcus urinomassiliensis:
AATCATAAGAATGTCTTAGAAGACATAAATTTTGATGTTAACGAAAATAAATTAATAGTAATAATAGGTGAAAATGGTTCTGGAAAATCTACTTTAGTGAAACTTATAGCAGGTATGTATACGCCAAATCAGGGTCACATCTCTTATAATGGCTATGATACAGAGAGAATAAATTATTCACATATAAGTCCTGTTTTCCAAGATTTTAAGCTAATAAAAGACTTTACTAGTCTTGAAAATATAAGAAGAGAAGTAGGAAAAGATTATGATAATAAAATTCCTTGGCTACTTGATTTATTAAACTGGCAACTTAATTTTGATTTGGGAAAAAGGATAGGAAAAGAACTTAGTGAAGATTATGTAGAATTATCAGGAGGTCAAGGTCAGCAAGTTGCTATATTAAGAGCTATCTATAATAAACGCAATATAATAATTTTGGATGAGCCAACAGCATCAATAGACTTGGAAAAAGAAAGAGATATTTATAAAGCTGTTACAAAGCTTAGGGATAATAATATAGTTTTTTTAGTTTCACATAGACTATCTTCTGTACATCAAGCAGATGAGATATGGTTTATAAATGATGGAAGATTAGAGAAATTTACTTCCCATAAAGATGCAATGAATAATTCAAAGACATATAGAGACTTGTACACTAATTATTATGATAATTATTCAAAAGTTAACTAATCTAGGCACTATATAAATAAATCTATCCTTAATATTATAGTATATTTAACAACTTTACTAGTTTTTGTAGATTATAGGATAAGCATAGTTGTCCTTTTATCTTCTGTATTAATTGCATTATACCCTATTTAGTCACAAGTGTATTAAAATCGAGTAAAATAGGTTATAATTGTAATGAACGGAGGTAAAAAGCTAGACCTTTCGACTTCGCTATTGCTCCGCTCAAGGAAGTCCACTTCGTTTTACTTTTTCCTCTAATTTTCCAAATAAAAAACCCACAATTAATACTGTGGGTTCTAGATTATCTCATATGTTTCTTACATTCATCATTTCTATTAGAAAATTTCCTTGACATATGATGATGGTTTTTATTTCTTTTCTCTTCTCCTACTCTATGGCAAGTATCATAAGAGTTTTTATTGGTGGAGTGCTTGCATGTTTGCATATCCATGTAGTTTTCGTTCATAAAATCTTTGCAAGCTTGGTAGCCTTCACTTTTGTATGTTTCATCACAATAGTCTGCCATATGGTTTTCGCAGTCTCTGTGCATGTGATTGTGATAATAAGAATCTTCATTCATACATATATTTGATTCAGTTTCATTTTGCGTATTGTCCATGTTTTTAGCATATCCCGCACCGCCTACTAGGCTTGTTGCTAATAATATTGCAAATATTTTATTCATATATTTCTCCCTTTATTCATTTCTACTCCTGAACTATACCTCGATTTTATATTTTATCATAATTTTGTCTTCAGACAAAGTTGTCTGATCAGACCGAAGACAAATCCCAGCATAAACTGGCATTTGTCTTTATTTTTTATCGTTTTAAGCTATTTTTGCAATAAAAAAATCCCTAGTTAAGTTCTGTACTGACCCCCAAAAGTTGGACTTAAAAACCAACTTAAGGAGGTCAGTTTTTTAATGACAAAATACAGCACAGAATTTAAGATGAAATTAGTAAAAGAATATCTTGAAGGAAAAATAGGATACAGAGAATTAGCAAAAAAATACAATATCCCAGACAAGCATACTATTAGAACGTGGGTTAATGCTTACCAATCCCAAGGTTATGATGGACTAAAAGTATCAAGAAAGAATAATAGTTACACTTTAGAATTTAAACTAAATGTAGTAAACTTGTATTTAACAGGAGAAATGTCCTATCAAAGCCTATCAAACAATCTTAAAATCAATAATCCATCAATAATCGCTCGATGGGTTAATGAATATAGAAAAGAAGGAATTGAAGGACTTAGACCCAAGAAGAGAGGAAGACCTTCAAAAATGGCAAAAACACCAGAGAAATCAAAAGATATAAAATTAGAATCAACATCACAATTAACCAACGAAGAAGATAATTCATTAAATGAAGCACAACTAAAAGAAAAAATAAAGAAGTTAGAAGAAAAAAACTATTGGCTTCAACTAGAAAATGATGCAATAAAAAAA
This genomic window contains:
- a CDS encoding helix-turn-helix domain-containing protein, which gives rise to MTKYSTEFKMKLVKEYLEGKIGYRELAKKYNIPDKHTIRTWVNAYQSQGYDGLKVSRKNNSYTLEFKLNVVNLYLTGEMSYQSLSNNLKINNPSIIARWVNEYRKEGIEGLRPKKRGRPSKMAKTPEKSKDIKLESTSQLTNEEDNSLNEAQLKEKIKKLEEKNYWLQLENDAIKKKIELSQMTDAEIRQLLKQSKS